One Rosa chinensis cultivar Old Blush chromosome 3, RchiOBHm-V2, whole genome shotgun sequence DNA window includes the following coding sequences:
- the LOC112193990 gene encoding uncharacterized protein LOC112193990, whose product MDITVDWSNLLVELWPLIGEKLELRIQSLQFHSVFHSWSSCASLPPFTSSEIPSPILRWTHLLPLPKHHLPPTEPLHVITGAAVVWRLVGQGRRVRHNASSESDHLQANQKVILMPAEIVDCAILVISNKGNLGFAKSGDEKLTWINVSSEVMMKISSKVIGFGGRKHLVESCRELYVVDMYFDQEQNKQEGAGVEFDFSLFVSWRRGRHQRYQFGELKVVDFKVCKLELLNGELGRWVEVKSLGD is encoded by the exons ATGGATATCACCGTCGACTGGTCCAATCTTCTAGTCGAGCTCTGGCCGCTGATCGGAGAAAAGCTCGAACTGCGCATCCAGTCTCTCCAATTCCACAGCGTTTTTCATTCATGGAGTTCTTGTGCCTCGCTTCCACCCTTCACTTCCTCCGAAATTCCCTCTCCCATTCTCCGATGGACCCACCTCCTTCCTCTCCCAAAACACCATCTACCTCCTACAGAGCCCCTCCACGTCATCACTGGTGCCGCCGTAGTCTGGAGGTTGGTTGGTCAAGGTCGAAGAGTGCGACATAATGCTTCTTCAGAATCCGATCACCTCCAGGCGAATCAG AAAGTGATTTTAATGCCTGCTGAGATTGTTGATTGTGCTATTCTGGTTATCTCTAATAAGGGAAATTTGGGTTTTGCTAAAAGTGGAGATGAGAAACTCACATG GATTAATGTGTCTTCAGAAGTGATGATGAAGATTTCGTCGAAAGTGATTGGTTTTGGTGGGAGGAAGCATTTGGTAGAGTCTTGTCGAGAGCTTTATGTGGTCGATATGTATTTTGATCAAGAACAAAATAAGCAAGAAGGGGCTGGTGTTGAGTtcgatttttctttatttgtcaGTTGGCGTCGTGGAAGACACCAAAGATATCAGTTTGGTGAACTCAAGGTAGTTGATTTTAAGGTTTGCAAGCTGGAATTGTTGAATGGAGAGTTGGGCAGATGGGTTGAAGTGAAGAGCTTGGGTGATTGa
- the LOC112191360 gene encoding uncharacterized protein LOC112191360 isoform X2 codes for MGYGYLILLLLINTPVPFSSGKPDRVCISQGSRFPPFSSEGKPPKRVSKGPKDLTLCRVFRKKTCCDVAQTHPALLAIRKLALAGEANSECLQLWELLECSICDPRIGVQPGPPVICASFCDRVFSACSGAYYSTDAITQVLAPCGVNDYVCGRASEWILNGTEFCHAAGFAVKGDTSESLEETFCYGGKASLDLIADSWKVSQSDVPRKVQSLRLLEDFHQRVREMPYSERVSWAVGGLVLTAGLLFVRRKGYNQRHRQAALQRTTKKLEAKMYPKSTDSHGNRKVSKR; via the exons ATGGGTTATGGTTATCTGATTTTGCTGCTTCTTATCAATACACCGGTTCCTTTTTCTTCTG GTAAACCAGACAGAGTGTGCATTTCCCAAGGTAGTCGTTTTCCTCCATTCTCTTCTGAGGGAAAGCCTCCAAAACGGGTCAGCAAGGGACCCAAAGATCTGACTCTTTGCAGGGTGTTCCGTAAAAAAACTTGTTGTGATGTAGCCCAGACACATCCTGCACTGCTAGCCATTAGGAAGTTGGCTTTGGCCGGGGAAGCAAACTCAGAGTGCTTGCAATTATGGGAATTATTGGAATGTTCTATCTGTGATCCCCGCATTGGTGTGCAGCCAGGACCTCCAGTTATATGTGCCTCTTTCTGTGACAGGGTCTTCAGTGCTTGTTCCGGGGCTTACTACTCAACAGATGCAATAACACAG GTTCTAGCACCCTGTGGAGTAAATGATTACGTTTGTGGTAGGGCCTCGGAGTGGATTCTTAATGGCACAGAGTTCTGCCATGCTGCAGGGTTTGCTGTTAAGGGTGATACGTCTGAGAGCCTGGAAGAAACATTTTGCTATGGTGGTAAAGCTAGTCTTGATTTGATTGCGGATTCATGGAAGGTTTCACAATCTGATGTGCCCCGGAAAGTTCAGAGCTTGAGGCTGCTAGAGGATTTCCACCAGAGAGTGAGGGAAATGCCATATAGCGAACGAGTTTCTTGGGCTGTGGGAGGATTGGTTCTTACAGCAGGCCTGTTGTTTGTAAG AAGGAAAGGTTATAACCAGCGCCACAGACAAGCCGCTTTACAGCGTACCACTAAGAAACTAGAAGCCAAAATGTACCCGAAATCTACTGATAGTCATGGAAATAGGAAAGTAAGTAAAAGATGA
- the LOC112193991 gene encoding F-box/kelch-repeat protein At3g23880 — translation MAELSKFAEEIMVEIMSRLPPKSLMRFKCVRRSWNALINNPNFAAKHLASSKRTLLSSSSTTIIFRHFLIADLNPDEMEMILSLYNFCNDFDGCFLEDIHFPHSMGLECRRKFHEPGSTFGISCYCDGIICLADYGQKPNIVLCNPAIKEFKLLSESQLALSSPTFRKTAAVGFGCDLMLKNYKVVRLINSGWRYRDDQDTVIPHLYAEVYNLRTDSWKEIKIDGLLKENKIVVPDSNAQTKGLCSKGILYWCAMEEEKVLEVTCDGDDEQKEIDMHACIISFNVGDESFHVINIGSYDDHCCLIDGVLGLWKESIALCVRGWTTLDIWVMDDFGGGKGSWTKYLAIEPVVKITSQFALFGKSDEQFVLVACDDSVVIFYDICTNKFNYLPLNGVLLHHTQVVEYASSIVSVKECNKLDMEA, via the coding sequence ATGGCAGAGCTTTCCAAATTTGCTGAAGAGATTATGGTGGAAATCATGTCAAGGTTGCCTCCCAAATCTCTGATGCGGTTCAAGTGTGTCCGTAGGTCATGGAATGCTTTGATCAATAATCCCAACTTTGCAGCCAAACACCTTGCTTCTTCGAAGCGCACCCTGCTGTCATCATCCTCCACCACCATCATTTTTAGGCATTTTCTCATTGCAGACCTCAACCCTGACGAGATGGAAATGATACTGTCATTGTACAATTTTTGCAACGATTTTGATGGTTGCTTTCTTGAAGATATCCATTTTCCGCATTCCATGGGTTTAGAGTGTAGGCGGAAATTTCACGAGCCGGGGTCTACTTTTGGAATTTCATGTTATTGTGATGGGATTATATGTCTAGCTGACTATGGACAGAAACCGAACATAGTCTTATGCAACCCAGCAATCAAGGAATTCAAGCTTCTTTCCGAGTCGCAGCTTGCCCTCTCTTCCCCGACATTCCGGAAAACAGCTGCCgtgggttttggttgtgatctGATGTTGAAAAATTATAAAGTTGTCAGACTTATAAATAGTGGATGGCGGTATCGTGATGATCAAGATACGGTTATTCCTCATCTTTATGCAGAAGTGTACAACCTTCGCACAGATTcttggaaagaaatcaagattgATGGTTtattaaaggaaaataaaatcgttGTGCCTGATTCGAATGCTCAAACCAAGGGACTATGCTCCAAGGGAATTCTTTACTGGTGTgcaatggaagaagaaaaggttTTAGAAGTTACctgtgatggtgatgatgagcaaaaagaaattgatatgcatgcatgcatcatttcgTTCAACGTAGGTGATGAATCATTTCATGTTATAAATATTGGCTCATATGATGATCATTGTTGTTTAATAGATGGTGTACTTGGATTGTGGAAAGAATCCATTGCTCTCTGTGTTCGTGGCTGGACTACCCTAGACATATGGGTGATGGATGACTTTGGTGGTGGTAAGGGTTCTTGGACAAAATACTTGGCGATCGAGCCGGTAGTAAAGATTACATCTCAATTTGCATTATTTGGAAAAAGCGATGAGCAGTTTGTCTTGGTTGCCTGTGATGATTCTGTTGTAATATTCTATGACATTTGTACCAACAAGTTTAACTATCTTCCTCTGAATGGCGTACTTCTGCATCATACTCAAGTTGTTGAATATGCGAGTAGTATAGTTTCAGTCAAAGAATGCAATAAGCTTGATATGGAAGCATAA
- the LOC112193989 gene encoding putative F-box protein At3g24700 produces the protein MAELICKMPEEMTLQFLSRLPPKSLMRFKCIHKSWYALINNPKFIDKHLHLYNKDSYTCFLLKRSVVARTQSIKEEILFSFLYVPNDNDDEDSHPHCVVEDIYFPTAMGLKTKGHNIELPGSYGGETIYILGHCDGIICLVYHSGGLVFYNPSIREFKIIPPSCLTESFSCVGGFGYDPKCKDYKVVNIVPSGEDSYDHNQRLVIYPPRAEVYTLSTDSWRQIKIDYLETETTSFWPDIYQMCYKGVFYWLGHEQDKEYLCYYDRLSSPSIRDVILLYDTGEEVFRTRLLPDSFKDLGLHALSMSLTMWNGSIALFGFSYWGPDIESFKIWMMDDFGSWTKHLTYETIMGIYLSLVLWRSDDVLMVANDGRIVSYSLSRDRVKYFPIQGVWGTYQAFVCVNSNSIVSVKGGNKVESRDIQTSNVLL, from the coding sequence ATGGCTGAGCTAATTTGCAAAATGCCGGAAGAGATGACATTGCAATTTCTTTCGAGGCTGCCTCCCAAATCTCTGATGCGATTCAAGTGCATCCATAAGTCATGGTATGCTTTGATCAATAATCCCAAGTTCATAGACAAGCACCTCCACTTGTACAACAAAGACTCCTACACTTGCTTCCTTCTCAAGCGCTCCGTGGTTGCAAGAACCCAAAGTATCAAAGAGGAGATCTTATTTTCATTCCTTTATGTTCCGAATGACAATGATGATGAAGACAGTCATCCTCATTGTGTTGTGGAGGACATCTATTTTCCGACTGCTATGGGTCTAAAGACTAAGGGGCACAATATTGAGCTCCCTGGGTCATACGGTGGTGAAACTATATACATTTTAGGTCATTGTGATGGGATCATTTGTCTAGTTTATCATAGCGGAGGCCTTGTGTTCTACAACCCATCGATACGAGAATTCAAGATTATTCCCCCTTCATGTCTTACCGAGTCATTCTCTTGTGTTGGGGGATTTGGATATGATCCAAAATGTAAGGATTACAAGGTGGTTAATATTGTACCATCAGGTGAAGATTCATATGATCATAACCAGCGTCTGGTTATTTATCCTCCAAGGGCAGAAGTATACACTTTGAGTACTGATTCTTGGAGGCAAATCAAGATTGATTATTTAGAAACAGAAACTACTAGCTTTTGGCCTGACATTTATCAGATGTGCTACAAGGGAGTTTTTTATTGGTTGGGTCATGAACAAGATAAGGAATACCTCTGTTATTATGACAGGCTTTCGTCGCCAAGCATTAGGGATGTAATCCTTTTGTATGACACTGGTGAAGAGGTATTTCGTACTAGACTACTTCCGGATAGTTTCAAGGACCTAGGATTGCATGCTTTATCTATGAGTCTAACAATGTGGAATGGATCTATTGCTCTTTTTGGCTTTTCTTATTGGGGTCCGGATATTGAGTCCTTCAAAATATGGATGATGGATGACTTTGGCAGTTGGACAAAACACTTGACCTATGAGACCATAATGGGAATTTATTTGTCATTGGTGTTATGGAGAAGTGATGACGTTCTTATGGTTGCCAATGACGGACGTATAGTCTCCTATAGTCTAAGTAGAGATAGGGTTAAGTATTTTCCAATTCAAGGTGTTTGGGGAACTTATCAAGCTTTCGTTTGTGTGAATTCGAATAGTATTGTTTCAGTCAAGGGAGGCAACAAGGTTGAGAGCAGAGATATACAAACTAGTAATGTCCTCCTGTAA
- the LOC112191360 gene encoding uncharacterized protein LOC112191360 isoform X1, with protein MGYGYLILLLLINTPVPFSSGKPDRVCISQGSRFPPFSSEGKPPKRVSKGPKDLTLCRVFRKKTCCDVAQTHPALLAIRKLALAGEANSECLQLWELLECSICDPRIGVQPGPPVICASFCDRVFSACSGAYYSTDAITQVLAPCGVNDYVCGRASEWILNGTEFCHAAGFAVKGDTSESLEETFCYGGKASLDLIADSWKVSQSDVPRKVQSLRLLEDFHQRVREMPYSERVSWAVGGLVLTAGLLFVSRRKGYNQRHRQAALQRTTKKLEAKMYPKSTDSHGNRKVSKR; from the exons ATGGGTTATGGTTATCTGATTTTGCTGCTTCTTATCAATACACCGGTTCCTTTTTCTTCTG GTAAACCAGACAGAGTGTGCATTTCCCAAGGTAGTCGTTTTCCTCCATTCTCTTCTGAGGGAAAGCCTCCAAAACGGGTCAGCAAGGGACCCAAAGATCTGACTCTTTGCAGGGTGTTCCGTAAAAAAACTTGTTGTGATGTAGCCCAGACACATCCTGCACTGCTAGCCATTAGGAAGTTGGCTTTGGCCGGGGAAGCAAACTCAGAGTGCTTGCAATTATGGGAATTATTGGAATGTTCTATCTGTGATCCCCGCATTGGTGTGCAGCCAGGACCTCCAGTTATATGTGCCTCTTTCTGTGACAGGGTCTTCAGTGCTTGTTCCGGGGCTTACTACTCAACAGATGCAATAACACAG GTTCTAGCACCCTGTGGAGTAAATGATTACGTTTGTGGTAGGGCCTCGGAGTGGATTCTTAATGGCACAGAGTTCTGCCATGCTGCAGGGTTTGCTGTTAAGGGTGATACGTCTGAGAGCCTGGAAGAAACATTTTGCTATGGTGGTAAAGCTAGTCTTGATTTGATTGCGGATTCATGGAAGGTTTCACAATCTGATGTGCCCCGGAAAGTTCAGAGCTTGAGGCTGCTAGAGGATTTCCACCAGAGAGTGAGGGAAATGCCATATAGCGAACGAGTTTCTTGGGCTGTGGGAGGATTGGTTCTTACAGCAGGCCTGTTGTTTGTAAG CAGAAGGAAAGGTTATAACCAGCGCCACAGACAAGCCGCTTTACAGCGTACCACTAAGAAACTAGAAGCCAAAATGTACCCGAAATCTACTGATAGTCATGGAAATAGGAAAGTAAGTAAAAGATGA